The following coding sequences lie in one Apium graveolens cultivar Ventura chromosome 1, ASM990537v1, whole genome shotgun sequence genomic window:
- the LOC141663393 gene encoding sugar transporter ERD6-like 8, which produces MIKMGALSLDIGRFLTGYSIGIVSYVAPVYIAEKFNRTLSDEVARVKKVQGNMSLVLHKLLEANSGLNIDMAQICGTISGDKGVDGTPLTGGRST; this is translated from the exons ATGATAAAGATG GGAGCTTTGTCACTTGATATTGGTAGATTTCTGACAGGATATAGCATAGGGATTGTTTCTTATGTG GCGCCGGTGTATATAGCAGAAAAGTTTAACAGGACGCTCTCTGATGAAGTTGCCAGGGTTAAGAAGGTTCAAGGCAACATGAGCTTGGTCCTGCATAAATTACTTGAAGCAAACTCTGGGTTGAACATTGACATGGCTCAGATTTGTGGGACAATTTCAGGTGACAAGGGAGTTGATGGTACTCCTCTTACCGGTGGTCGTAGCACTTAG